One stretch of Nicotiana tabacum cultivar K326 chromosome 18, ASM71507v2, whole genome shotgun sequence DNA includes these proteins:
- the LOC107776436 gene encoding uncharacterized protein LOC107776436, translating to MDQSRFQQQPINSGLTRYRSAPSSYFSSLLSSTPSSGGGTNITSGGCGYARDDFSQLQNSRGSNSTDIEQVFAKFVASIGNQGSNSGSFSSTQQIQDNPTSNMNVRSDFIVPKQEVKQQHERLTRHRSSDYSLVSLMNYQTQAQQQSQSQFISSVKQEPEMNYQNLAPQRIDNSKVATSLAAVDNSFTFMTSVNSTGVSPVNIGGRVGAGAGVGVGGGNTNLTRYNSSPAGFFDLINIENEYGGMRGIGSYGTGANATTEASLLSSKRFKTQVGISSGKPPASPGLMTPISEIGDKVVEENSIGDEQKNDESCITDFPIPSWEDSHILSDDFLKAEDIEIEPFSNVNASNIQNSEGLSRPPIPLSHHLSLPTSTLEKLLQDSTPLNVRAKRGCATHPRSIAERVRRTKISDRMRRLQDLVPNMDKQTNTADMLDFAVDYIKELEKQVKILAEKRAKCTCTNK from the exons atggATCAGAGTAGATTTCAGCAGCAACCAATAAATTCAGGTTTAACTAGGTATAGATCTGCACCAAGTTCTTATTTTTCTAGCTTATTAAGTAGTACTCCTAGTAGTGGTGGTGGTACTAATATTACTAGTGGAGGTTGTGGCTATGCAAGAGATGATTTTTCTCAATTACAAAATTCTCGTGGTTCGAATAGTACTGATATAGAACAAGTTTTCGCGAAATTTGTAGCTAGTATTGGTAATCAGGGCTCGAATTCGGGTAGTTTTAGTAGTACTCAACAAATTCAGGATAATCCTACGAGTAATATGAATGTGAGATCAGATTTTATTGTTCCTAAACAAGAGGTTAAGCAGCAGCACGAGCGATTAACACGACATAGGAGTAGTGATTACTCTTTAGTTTCACTGATGAATTATCAAACTCAAGCTCAACAACAGAGCCAGAGCCAGTTTATTTCATCTGTGAAACAAGAACCTGAAATGAATTACCAAAACTTAGCTCCACAACGAATTGACAATTCGAAGGTGGCTACTTCATTGGCGGCTGTAGATAATTCATTTACATTCATGACTTCAGTGAATTCGACTGGTGTTTCACCTGTGAATATAGGTGGTAGAGTTGGTGCTGGTGCTGGTGTTGGAGTTGGTGGTGGTAATACGAATCTTACTCGTTATAACAGTTCGCCTGCTGGATTCTTTGACTTGATCAATATTGAAAATG AATATGGTGGTATGCGAGGCATAGGGAGTTACGGAACTGGTGCTAATGCTACAACAGAAGCTTCGTTGTTGTCTTCGAAGAGATTCAAGACTCAAGTGGGAATCTCATCGGGGAAACCTCCTGCTTCTCCAGGGCTAATGACTCCAATCTCTGAAATTGGAGATAAAGTCGTGGAAGAAAACAGCATAGGCGATGAACAGAAGAACGATGAGAGTTGCATTACAGATTTCCCTATTCCTTCTTGGGAAGATTCACATATTCTGTCCGACGATTTCCTCAAAGCTGAAGACATTGAGATTGAGCCATTCTCTAATGTAAATGCATCTAATATTCAG AATAGTGAAGGTCTATCTCGTCCGCCAATTCCATTATCTCATCATTTGAGTTTGCCCACAAGTACATTGGAGAAACTCTTGCAAGATTCAACACCCTTAAATGTCAGAGCAAAGAGAGGTTGCGCCACTCACCCTCGTAGCATCGCAGAAAGG gtgagaagaacaaaaataagcgATAGAATGAGGAGGCTGCAAGATCTTGTTCCTAACATGGACAAG CAAACAAATACAGCAGATATGTTGGATTTTGCTGTAGATTACATTAAAGAGCTGGAGAAACAAGTCAAG ATACTAGCAGAAAAGCGCGCCAAATGTACTTGCACGAATAAGTAA